A DNA window from Vigna unguiculata cultivar IT97K-499-35 chromosome 10, ASM411807v1, whole genome shotgun sequence contains the following coding sequences:
- the LOC114165180 gene encoding uncharacterized protein LOC114165180, which produces MTRVEATGSGNLVMGSCMIAGVSCCVLYDSRATHSFVLDDCVKRLGLPMCELQCELAVSTPASGLVRTSSLCVRCPVEVEGHRLSREEAVFSQLRGACVVNISRGYEGATGGAQGYIIFTHLGVEQEVKTLVIPVVHEFEDVFPDEVSRLPPHREMEFFIDLVPGTGPVSMAPYRMAPAELVELKKQ; this is translated from the exons ATGACAAGAGTAGAGGCAACTGGTTCAGGTAACCTAGTTATGGGTAGTTGCATGATAGCTGGTGTGTCTTGTTGTGTATTGTATGATTCTagagcgacacactcctttgtgttaGATGATTGTGTGAAACGTCTGGGTCTACCAATGTGCGAGCTGCAGTGcgagcttgcggtgtctactccggcgtcgggtCTGGTTAGGACGTCTTCCTTATGTGTGAGGTGTCCTGTGGAGGTGGAGGGACATAG ATTGTCAAGAGAAGAAGCTGTTTTTTCccaactcagaggagcctgTGTTGTTAACATCTCAAGGGGTTATGAAGGAGCTACAGGGGGTGCACAGGGTTACATAATCTTCACACATCTGGGGGTGGAGCAAGAGGTGAAGACGTTAGTGATACCGGTCGTGCATGAGTTCGAAGATGTATTTCCGGACGAGGTGTCAAGGTTGCCTCCCCACAGAGAAATGGAATTCTTTATCGATCTAGTACCAGGAACCGGTCCAGTGTCGATGGCTCCATACCGTATGGCTCCAGCAGAGTTAGTGGAACtcaagaaacaatag
- the LOC114165179 gene encoding uncharacterized protein LOC114165179, whose amino-acid sequence MFGLEPRPIVREWSLEDFLKHHPAKFDGKTSLDTADQWLKDLKRIYDAKMYPAENRLAFSVYMLTGEAEHWWISTKSILEERGEPVTIRFAKEVEFLQLTKGGKTVTESAKRFKHLSRFYTLPLDEEWQCRKFKNCLCGDIRLMVAPLFIKDFAALVEKARVMEKMKREVEGQHL is encoded by the exons ATGTTTGGTCTTGAACCACGACCTATagtcagggagtggagcttGGAGGACTTTCTGAAGCATCACCCGGCGAAGTTTGACGGCAAGACTAGTCTTGACACCGCAGatcaatggctgaaggacctgaAGCGCATCTATGATGCAAAGATGTATCCCGCGGAGAACAGACTAGCATTCTCCGTGTATATGCTCACAGGGGaggcggagcattggtggaTAAGCACCAAATCCATCCTGGAGGAGAGAGGGGAGCCAGTGAC CATCCGGTtcgccaaggaggtggaattcctccagttGACCAAGGGAGGGAAGACCGTGACAGAATCTGCTAAGAGATTCAAGCACCTTAGTCGTTTCTACACTTTACCACTTGACGAGGAGTGGCAATGTAGGAAGTTCAAGAATTGTCTCTGCGGTGATATCCGCTTGATGGTAGCTCCCTTGTtcatcaaggactttgctgccctggtagagaaggccaggGTGATGGAAAAGATGAAACGGGAAGTGGAAGGCCAGCACCTATAG